Proteins from a genomic interval of Pseudomonas sp. RC10:
- a CDS encoding LysR substrate-binding domain-containing protein, with product MKLHPLPPLNSLVAFEASARHLSFTLAARELNVTQGAVSRQIRLLEEYLGKPLFSRTTREIVLTTTGRDYCEVVRESLQKVAHATAGVRHWQGTEQVTVVTSTAMASLWLLPRVSVFKNLNDEIDLRIIATDAMHEFSRLDCDLALYYCRSQPSNAKVTPLFAEEIFPVCSPAYLARHPQLANPQQLGEATWLWLEDPQSDWIGWHEWFHKSGLKATEPRNRININSYSMLIQSALAGQGVALAWSNLVDDHLSNGTLVRPVDMVLRTDARFCLLEPAGRSANRQSVNRFRQWLLTQISDSQLAAVS from the coding sequence ATGAAACTGCACCCGTTGCCCCCTCTCAATAGCCTTGTCGCGTTTGAGGCCTCCGCGCGGCACCTGAGCTTCACCCTTGCTGCCCGTGAACTGAATGTCACCCAGGGAGCGGTAAGCCGCCAGATTCGTCTGCTTGAGGAGTATCTCGGTAAGCCGCTTTTTAGCCGCACGACCCGGGAGATCGTGCTGACGACGACAGGGCGGGACTATTGTGAGGTCGTGCGCGAGTCGCTTCAAAAGGTTGCGCATGCGACCGCAGGTGTTCGTCACTGGCAGGGGACCGAACAGGTCACCGTTGTCACCAGTACCGCCATGGCGTCACTCTGGTTGCTGCCGAGAGTGTCTGTTTTCAAGAACCTGAACGACGAAATCGACTTGCGCATCATTGCGACCGACGCCATGCACGAGTTCTCCCGGCTTGACTGTGATCTGGCCCTCTATTACTGCCGCTCTCAGCCCAGCAATGCCAAGGTTACCCCGTTGTTTGCCGAAGAGATCTTTCCTGTCTGCAGCCCTGCTTACCTGGCTCGTCATCCCCAGTTGGCCAATCCGCAGCAGCTTGGAGAAGCCACCTGGTTATGGCTGGAGGATCCTCAGAGTGACTGGATTGGATGGCACGAGTGGTTTCACAAGAGTGGCCTAAAGGCGACTGAACCTCGCAACCGGATCAACATCAACAGTTACTCGATGCTGATCCAGTCGGCTTTGGCTGGCCAGGGCGTGGCACTGGCATGGTCCAACCTTGTGGATGATCATTTGTCGAACGGCACACTGGTGCGCCCCGTTGACATGGTGCTGCGTACCGATGCTCGTTTCTGTCTGTTGGAACCGGCTGGACGCTCCGCCAATCGCCAGAGCGTCAACCGTTTCAGGCAGTGGCTGCTTACCCAGATCAGCGATTCTCAACTAGCCGCTGTCAGCTAG